The nucleotide sequence cccacagcacTAAAGCTGTCAACCTAAAGTGTTTCTCTTTGTTCACTGACAGATAAGGAGGAGGAGCCATGCTGGTCTCCTTCACCCCTGGGtcactcctcctcctcatcctcccccTCGTCCTCCTGGCCCGGGCCTCATCTGTGCAATGGGTGACCCTCCATGGAGCCCCCCTCTCTCACCTGATGCTGGATCCAGAGACGGGGCTTCTGTACGTGGGCGGAGTGGACCACCTCCATCAGCTGAGTTCAGACCTGGAGCCCATGTCCCACGTGAAAACCGGACCTCATCTCGACTCCCCCAACTGCTTGCCCCCCATCACACTCAAAGACTGCCCTTCCGCCCGGTTGACACACAACCACAACAAGCTGCTGCTGCTAGAGCGGGTCGAAGGGACGGAACCGAGCAGCGTCATTGTTTGCGGATCCTTGTACCAGGGCATCTGTGAAAAGAGGTAAGTGGAATGTCTCGACCTATCACGGGCTCCTGCTAATGGAGTGTGACCGGTCATTGCAGGGGTCTGTCCAACATGTCGCAGCTCTTGTACCAGTCCACTAACCCAGTGGACACACAATTCGTGGCAGCCAACGATCCCCTCGTCTCCACCGTGGGCGTCGTACTCTCCGCAACGAGCGGAGCCGGCGAAGAGCGGCTGCGCTTAATGGTGGTGGGCCGGGGTTTCACCGGGATGGGTCTTGGCGACATACCGCCTATCACGGCCCGCCGCCTTCACCCGGCGGTCCTCTCTCAGCGGGTTTTCGCACAGGAGGATGAGCTGGGCAAGCTCATCATCGGGAGCTATTCCGAGTACGACGTCCATTTCGTCAAGGTGTTCACCCTCAACGAGCATGTCTACTTCCTCTTCTCGAGGCGAGACGTGCGCCACAAGATGGAGTACCGCACCTACGTCTCGCGGCTCTGCGTCTCCGACCGCAACTTCTACTCGTACGTGGAGGTGCCTCTGCTCTGCCATGGCGGCTACAACCTAGGCCGGGGGGCGTGGCTCGGCATGCACTCGGGGAAGCCCACGCTTTTTGTCGTCATGGCGGCCGGATGGACGTCCACCTCCACGGCCAAGGATATATCCGCGCTCTGCGTGTTCGGGATGGCCGAGTTGGAAGCCGTGATGGAGCGAGCGCGAGAATCATGTTACACTAAAGGAGGCCGTGATGTTAAAGGGCAGGAGGAGGCTTACGTGGTGTACACGCTTTCGTCGACCTGTCTCACGCTCCCAAAGGTAAATCTCTCATTTTATTATCTCATTGTATCACTAGATCATACTTGTAGGAAGTTGAGACCTCCTGTCATACGGTGAGTCTGATTCGCATGCATATCAGATGTGAATGACTTGTGTAATGTCGTCACAGATTACAGGCTGTTTAGTGGGCATCGCTGCTGACCTTAATACTGTGTGGTTGGGTGGGTGGATTACACTTGATATCCTCAGCAGCTGGAATCGTCATGAGACAGCTGTCACTATCTTATTCGACCCACATAAAACGGACACACGCATGCACACTGACTCTTACACACCCGCTTGCGGTGCAGGAAAAGAAACTGGTACCTCTCGTGTCTTTAGGAATGTGATTAAGGAATAAATCCCACTTGGgacaatggggaaaaaagcccATCTGTTGATGAGAAGAACTCAGGGTCATGGAGGTGCTGGAGAATATCCCAGATAACTTGGGGGTCAGGGGGGGTGGACAGCCTGAATTAGTCGCCAGCCAATTACAACAAACAACCACTCATTCAtgcataatttagtttttaacaaGATAGTATGTTTATGGGATTAgggagtaaaccagagtaccccaAGAAAACCCATACACTACACAGAAAGGTCGGAATTTTCCAGGGATTGAAACCTCAATAtcagaaatatgattttattgaCACATATTTCTAGTTTGGAACACAATAATGATACATTTGTGTCCAGAAAGAGTTGCAACAAAGTTTCCGTCCTCTGTGGCAGGTATCCGTCTCGGAGTATCCGTGCGGGTGGGAGCACACGCCGAGCCCGATTGGCAGCGTTGAACAACTCGTGGCCATGCCCACTTTTACCGCCACTACTCAGCTGACTGCCGTCGCCGCAGCAACAGAGGCTGGACACACAGTGGCCTTTGTGGGCGACCGCGAGGGACGTCTGCAAAAGGTGACACGCCCTGGCTAACCTGTATAGAATAAAGTCATGTTCTCTCAGCAATTGTTTATAGGAGGTGTGGTTTAAAGCTCATGGGTCTTCTTGACTTTTAAAGAACAACTATTTAAAAAGACTCTTCATAATAACCTCAGGGCTCTTTTGTGATCTGCAATCATCCTGCAGGTGCTGGTTCGGGCCAACGGTTCTGGCGAAGTCTATGGAAGCGTGCTTGTTGACGGCGGCAGTGCTGTCAATGCTGATTTACTACTGGACTCCACCAAGAGAAATCTTTTCATCCTCACCAATAGCAGGGTGGGTAGAAAGCGTCACTCTGACGGTAGGTAGTGCATTGTTGCTCTCCAAAGCTAACAGGCCTGTCTCTCAGGTGTCCAAGGTTCCAACATCGTCATGTAAGCGGAACACTGACTGCCAGTCCTGTCTGGCCACGAGGGACCTCTATTGTGGCTGGTGTGTCTTAGAAGGAAGGTAAAGTTGGTACCTGCGCACACCTTCCCtaccacacacacaatcactcTTAAAACTCAATGAGGTTTATCTTTTATTCATCGTGGGAAGACACTGCTTCGGGATTAAAATTGTGCATCTTTCTaaagaagcaaaaaacaaatcctcctgaattttctttttcaataaaatacagaaaataatagagaaaaataagaaacaaaatgacagtttcacaatttgaatcttgtataGTAgcataatctataatttaacattcatcatgttttaattttaaccttgtagcagtagttcaattttaatctcattcaattcttattaatattaaaatatgaattaatttcAAGGATGATATTGGAGGAAGATTTTACTCAAGAATTTATGGAAGTAATTAATAAATTTTTAAGGTAAGTAAGGCACCCAGTTCCTGGTAGGTGTTTATTAGGGAGCGCTATAGAGGAAAAGAGGTCTCTTCTTTTTAGGATTGCACCTTAACTATGCATTTGTTTTGTGCAGATGCTCCCGCAAACACGAGTGTCAGCGCCACCTATATGCCCATCACTGGATTTGGAGTTTTGAATCGTCCAGTCAGTGTGTGTCAGTGCAGAGCGTgcagccagccaatcagagcaaaGACGAGCAGACTCAGGTAGCTTGAGGAGAACAGGAAAATGTTGATTCATGACTTTGCCGTGAGAATGTAGAGGCTCATcattttctccttcttctctccctctctgttTACCAGCTGACGCTGTCCCTTCTCCAGCTTCCAGTGCTGTCTGCAACTGAGAGCCTTTCCTGTGTCTTTCAACATCTTCCTCCACAGTTGGCCGTCATCACCGGAAGTAGTATTAGCTGCCAATCCCCTGACCCGGAGTTTCTCCCACCTCTGCCCGCAGGGAGTGGTGAGTACCCCAAGGTCTCAAAGAAATCCTGAAATTCTCACCTACTCCCAAAAGCCATGtaaagtatttttcttcatCCTTTGTTGTTGATGTAGATCACGTGATTGTTCCCCTGTCGCTGACATTCGGTCATGTGACCATCAGCACGGCTAACATAACCTTCTATGACTGTGGAGCTGTCAGCCGACTCAACAGATCTTCCCAGTAAGGCAACATTCTGCAACATGTTACCTTaccttacattacattagataaTTTATTCAtaccgtattcgggaaatctcactgtcacagtagcaagagggtgagaatacagacacagaaaaatacattttagacataaataaataggtaataaacaactatatatatatatatatatatatatatatatatatatatatatatatatatatatatatatatatatatatatatatatatatatatatatatatatatatatatatatatatatatatatatagatatagatatagatatagatatagatatagagatagagatagagatagagatagagatagagatagagatagagatagagatagagatagatatatatatatatatatatatatatatatatatatatatatatatatatatatatatatatatatatattgtgtgtgtatatatatatatatatatatatatatatatatatatatatatatatatatatatatatatatatatatatatatacatacaaatatacatttatatatatatatatacatacaaatacacatttatatatatatatatatacatacaaatatacatttatatatacatacatatacatgcatatatataaatatacataaacatatgtaTCTCCAGCACCTTTAATCTTGGATATCCACTTTTTGACCAAACCCTCATAAATCTTTTTATAATGTTAATtgatcaaacaaacaaacaaaaaatcaatatcAGCTCCTTGCTTCCGACCAACCTTCTTTGATGACGACCTCATATACAAAATGATTGATAGGAAGTGGTTAccctcaaatatatattttttaacggTTTGTCTTACAATGAGTTATTCAACTACATCATTAAAAATTCCTAAAGTCAGTCAAATTGAACAGGATTCATAATCTGTTCCAGGTGTTTGGCATGTGTCGTCAGCGTGTGGAATTGTAAATGGTGTCCTCTGGACCAGCAATGCACGCACCACGACCAGTGTTCTAATCAACATATCCCACTCAGCCAGAAAgtgagtctatcttcctgagtGCCCCTCCATCGTCTTTCATAGTTACCCGTCGACTTATCTGTCTGAGCTGGTTTACTTATCTTTTGCCATGTGTGCTCTCTGTCCATCTAATGACGTGTCTGCCTGTCAATCTGTCTATTTGTCCTTTGGTCTATCTATTCGTGTGCCAGTTTTTCAGAGTCAATTTGTCTGTCTCTGAGCCTGTAGTCCTTTCTGTCAGCAGGACTCAACCGGCCTAGGTCAGTGTCCTCAAGTGTTTGGCCTTCAGAGTTCTGCCCTGGTTCCGGTGGGCCTGACAACTAGTGTAGTTTTAAAGGCCCAcaatttggacattttcaaGGTGAAAAGAAGCAATGCCAAAGACCAAACCAGAGATCCTTACCACAGGAGCATACAATTTTAAGTGTGGGTGTTTTTAGGATGAGGCGACATACAGCTGTGTGGTGGAGATCGAAGGAGTCCAAGTCAACCTGACGGCTATTGCCCAGAAAACCCATGATGGCACATACTCTTTCACTTGTAGCTCTTACCAGGTATCGCAGAGATGAACACACGGTAATCACAGGAAGCTTAGACCTACTGATCTAACCATGGCTCACTCTAGTTTCAGTATGCCGTGAGTCAGCTCGTTTACTCTGCACCCATCTTTCTTCGGAGAGGAGCAAGGCGTATCGACGCTTTACCTGGTCTTCAACGTAAGAAGCTCATGTTACAAACACACCTCATATCTACCCAAACTCAGCTTAACACGTTGAGGCCCAAAGACTGTAGAAATGTACTTCACTGTACTGACCCCCTCCCAAAAATATTGTGTTGCAAGATATTTGCATGATAATTCCCGTGTTTTCccttccttcttcagtccaatTGTACAACTGCTCAGCCGGCCAATCGGATTGCTCACAGTGCCGTGCCGTGCCAAAAGAGTACGGCTGCGTGTGGTGCACGGGGAGCTGCGTCTACAACCAATCCTGCATTGGCGTCCCAGCAGACAGCTGTCCACCCCCTCAGATCTCACAGGTGACTCATTAACCTGCATCCATTGCCCTCACGCATGCTGCTACGATAATAATAAATGCTTTTGCCTGTCTGAAGGTCCGACCCCTTTCTGGGCCTCTGGAGGGCGGAGTCTTGGTGACTATCAGTGGTTCCAACCTGGGGATGAGCTACCAAGACGTGGTGGGCGGAGTCACAGTGGCAGGTGTGCGGTGCCCTCCCCAACCTGAAGGATACAAAATTTCTACCAGGTATTTTTAGTGCGCAGGCACACTGAAGCATAAACTGGTTAGCCATATTTCAGTCAAGTGTGTGTTTATGCATTCAGGGTTGTGTGTAAACTCCAAGccagtcagaaaaaaatgacagggcCTGTTGTCGTTACTGTGGGAACAAGCCCACCAGGGAGGTCAGAGAGCAACTTCAGCTATCAGGTGAGTCGACCTTGTTCTTATGTAAGGTTACACAGAATGGAATAACAGTCTTCAAAGTGCAgctgggtgattttttttctccctccttgCTGTTTTCAGGACCCACAGATTCTGGATGTTTTTCCTGACAAAGGTCCGCTCTCTGGAGGGAGCAGGTTGACAGTTAAAGGTCGACAGCTTCTGACAGGACAGGCCTCCCAGCTCCGCGTCTTCCTGGGAAAAAAGCCGTGCTACTTGTATGATCAAATTCTTATCCAATCCTATCTTACTTTGTGGAATCCATTTCTCAATTCAACTGGAACTTCTTTTTCCATCTCCTAAGTTATTCCCTACTTTAAGTTTTACTTCACAATCCAATTTTACGTTTACTCCTGTTTATAACCCCTTTCTGTTTATATGCAATGTCTACTTTAAGCTGCTTTTTAGAAGATGTGTCATATTGTTGGTAGATTCAATAGTTCATCactagtcctttttttccaggtcaagattttaattttaattcataGGCTCTAGCAgccctgacaaggataagtggTGTTTACATAGACAATAGCTCCTCCAATCCGCTGTGTTGATACTATTCTACCTGAAATTTCTACTTTGTTATCAAGTAATTATCATCTGTGGTCAGAATTCAATTGACTTGATACTTGTGTGGTCTATGTTCACTTTCGatagaaaattattttctattgtaCTGTATTATGTTAATATTATTCTAATTGGAATTTCTACTGTTATCAAGTCAAATTTTCTTCCCTCAATCTTTTCCTTTCCCACTGAGCTCCACTCTTGGAttccatttctattttttcttcttttcgtTACAATTGTTTGATTGTTGTCTTGCACTGTCCTCCTAACCTTCTTggtctcttcttcttctcttttgcatGATTAGAGTGGAGCAGGTCAGCGACACCCTAGTAGTGTGTCAGACTCTCTCCACTAATCAGACGGGCAGAGTTCCAGTCCGCGTGTTGTTCAGCCAGGCGGAGCGTTCCGTCCCAAACGTGACATTCCGTTACATGGATGACCCGGTCATCACTGAAGCCGTGCCGACGGAGAGCTTCTACGCGTAAGACAAAAGACTTCCGACCAGCGGTCCACGTACATGTGGCCTGATGCTAGTCACTTCCGGTCCTCAGGGGGGGGCGTGTCATTGTGGTGAGCGGCCAAAACCTCGATGTGGTGCAACAGCCAATTATGTCCGTGTGGGTAGAGCCTGTGGATGTCCAAAGAGTAAGACGCAGAAAGCGTTTGGCTCTTCTGAGCTCGAAGCAGCAACTGGTCTTTAACGGCACCATGACAACGGTGGGGGAGACGACAACTAATGACACCACATATACACTTGACTCACattttgtctctctgtctctcaggTGTCTGAGCACTGCTCTGTCTTGTCTTCCTCTCAAATGACCTGTCGGACCCCTTCCGTTCCCCCAGAGGTTAATGTGAAGGGCGTCTGGTTTCAGATGGACAACGTCCGTATTCAGTACAAAAGCATAAAGGTAATCCTTGTCCAAGAAGCAGCCATATTTTTGTTGCATGTGGTGACTTAGACATCACAGAGGCGTGCATGTCAATCATCTGTCAATCAGCCCAGGCTTTGCTATTTCACAATATTaccaaaattaaatattcaCCCAGGTGATGCTCACCTTTCAGCAGGTTTTTGCAGGTTTCCGCGGGTGTAGAGTCAGGAGGAAAGTTTTTGCTTGGAGCTCCCCATCCCAAAATGCTTAcatattcttaattttttttttttatgtttagtaCAGCAATGACCACTCACTCCCTGTCTTTCAGGGCAAGAGTTTTAGCTACTATCCCAACCCACGCCTCTTCCCACTCAACCGGGATGCTGTAGATGCTCCATACCGCTTCAAAGCTGGGGGTGTAATTGCTGTGGAGGTGAGGAGATGCTTGTTCGTATGGGAACACATTATCATCATGTCACTGCTTGAACGAAAATGTACCACTACACCAGGGCGAAGACCTGACGCGAGCGATGTCCAGACAAGAAGTAACTGCTCGCCTTGGAGACCAGGAGTGTGAAGTCAAAACCTTGGACAGCACACACCTGTACTGCGAGCCACCTGAGGTCCAACCAAGGAGTGTGGATGACAACAGTCGGCTGCCCCGCCTACAGGTTAGTTTTTTCCATTAATCCGGCACGTGACTTTGCAAACACATGCTCTTTCGTAGGTTTTGATGGGCAACCTGGAGGTGTACTTGGGAATGGTGCAATACGACAGCGACTCTCTACTGCCTCCCATCCCACTGGCTGCGCAAATTGGTTTGGGGGCGGGAGCTGCCGTCATTATCTTATCTGtgctcatcatcatcctcatgtACAGGTTGGGCTATTTTCCCCTTCCATTTAAATCCACCACAACAAGCATTTGCTTCATTAGAGTGAGCTTCATAAAAGAATATACTTTCAGGAGGAAGAGCAAACAGGCCTTGAGAGACTACAAGAAAGTTTTGTTGCAGTTAGAAACATTGGAGATCAATGTGGGCGATCAATGTCGGAAGGAGTTCACTGGTAAAtcctaatgttttatttatgtcgAATGGTGTCAAATGATGGCTTGGAAATTCTTCTCCCGTGTGCCTTGCAGACCTGATGACAGAAATGATGGACTTGAGCAGTGATGTAGGAGGACCAGGCCTACCCCTGCTAGACTATCGCACCTATGCGGAGAGGGTTTTCTTCCCCGGCCACCGAGCAGCACCTCTGAGTCGCCACCTTGACCTGCCGGAGTCCAGAAGACACACGGTGGAGCAGGGGCTCCAGCAGCTCAACAACCTGCTCAACAACAGGCTTTTTCTCACGAGGGTTTGTACAGCGACACGACAGACCAGCGGCCACGGCGCCTGATGGGTAACGCCCGCTTCCTGTCTTTCCCACAGTTCATTCATACTCTGGAAGCGCAGCAGGGCTTCTCTCAGCGAGATCGTGGCTACGTGGCTAGTCTCCTGACCATGGTTTTGCATGATAAGTTGGAGTATTTTACTGAGGTCATGAAGTGTTTGCTGCAAGATCTGGTCCAGCAGTATGTCGCCAAGAACCCCAAACTCATGTTACGaaggtaaatgttttttttgaaatgAGGAAATAGATAAGGAAAAGACATAATATGTTCTTGAAAGTGTAGTAACTCGGGCTAAGTaacaatttgaattttaatttgTGTCTCAGCATGAGAATTGCAATTAACTGTGAGTAATTGCATTAGCATCCACACAAATCGATAACCTACTTTAATGTatagttattgatttaatatttcAATACGTGCATTTTATAGACATTTACTTAAGTAATGAATAATGGGGATTCATGAATAGACAATCATATCTACTAAATCTTTCATGATTTCCCCTCTCCTATACATTCGGTTAGTATATACAGCCCCTCCCGACTTGGAGTCCCCTCAACAAATGAAGTCGTAATCAGCTTGTAACACTACTAATAACAAATAGTGGAGTCGTACAACCCCAATTCCAATGAAGTCGGGTCGTTTTGTTAAACATGATTAAAACCACAATACACTACTTTGCAAATCAGGTTCGACctatatttcaattaatacatTTTGCTATTATAAGATATGGTATtatgtgattatttattttctatgtttCTATGTTATATGTGTATTTTATGtccttttcatgaattgaatgttttacaCTGACTTGTTTTGGCACTGAATTCCATTGTACTTACTACAATGCCAATATAGATTTGATTCTGTGCTTTTAGCTAAAAACAAGGTTTATCCATTTGAAccatgaatatattttgtgtTGGTTGTATCTTCCATTCAATATAGATTTATCATGATTTCCAAATCATTTTATATTCATCTTAAACCCAATGCCCCAATTTAGTTGAAATTGCACTTGTATATATACTTTGCAGGCACTGGTATTAATGCACAATTAAAATAATCACAGCAAGTGTGTTAATTCTTTAGTGAGCTTGCTCAGCCTCAGTCAAAACTCGaccttttttatgtttaaggACAGAGACGGTTGTGGAGAAGATGTTGACCAACTGGATGTCCATCTGCCTCTACTCATTCCTGAAGGTTTATTCCTTTCTGGTCGTCATCACGTCGGCTTCCGTCCAGCCTGCCTTTTTTGCAATGGTCTCGTGTGTCCGCTTTTCAGGATGTGGCAGGGGAGCCTCTTTACATGCTGTACCGAGCCATAAAGTATCAGGTGGACAAAGGTCCAGTGGACGCCGTGACAGGAAAAGCTAAAAGGACTCTCAATGATAGCCACCTCCTCCGAGAAGATGTCGATTACTGCGCTGTGGTAACTATGGCAATGCTTGGTTGCACACACATGGCAATGTgttattcatctcgtatttgaTTTTCAGACTCTCAATGTGCTGTTGAAGAATGGGGCTGAAGTTCAACCATGTCCTGTCAAAGTGCTCGACACTGACACCATCACACAGGTAGCCTTTTCCATGTATGGATATACGAACAA is from Stigmatopora nigra isolate UIUO_SnigA chromosome 1, RoL_Snig_1.1, whole genome shotgun sequence and encodes:
- the plxnb3 gene encoding plexin-B3 isoform X1, with product MLVSFTPGSLLLLILPLVLLARASSVQWVTLHGAPLSHLMLDPETGLLYVGGVDHLHQLSSDLEPMSHVKTGPHLDSPNCLPPITLKDCPSARLTHNHNKLLLLERVEGTEPSSVIVCGSLYQGICEKRGLSNMSQLLYQSTNPVDTQFVAANDPLVSTVGVVLSATSGAGEERLRLMVVGRGFTGMGLGDIPPITARRLHPAVLSQRVFAQEDELGKLIIGSYSEYDVHFVKVFTLNEHVYFLFSRRDVRHKMEYRTYVSRLCVSDRNFYSYVEVPLLCHGGYNLGRGAWLGMHSGKPTLFVVMAAGWTSTSTAKDISALCVFGMAELEAVMERARESCYTKGGRDVKGQEEAYVVYTLSSTCLTLPKVSVSEYPCGWEHTPSPIGSVEQLVAMPTFTATTQLTAVAAATEAGHTVAFVGDREGRLQKVLVRANGSGEVYGSVLVDGGSAVNADLLLDSTKRNLFILTNSRVSKVPTSSCKRNTDCQSCLATRDLYCGWCVLEGRCSRKHECQRHLYAHHWIWSFESSSQCVSVQSVQPANQSKDEQTQLTLSLLQLPVLSATESLSCVFQHLPPQLAVITGSSISCQSPDPEFLPPLPAGSDHVIVPLSLTFGHVTISTANITFYDCGAVSRLNRSSQCLACVVSVWNCKWCPLDQQCTHHDQCSNQHIPLSQKQDSTGLGQCPQVFGLQSSALVPVGLTTSVVLKAHNLDIFKDEATYSCVVEIEGVQVNLTAIAQKTHDGTYSFTCSSYQFQYAVSQLVYSAPIFLRRGARRIDALPGLQLQLYNCSAGQSDCSQCRAVPKEYGCVWCTGSCVYNQSCIGVPADSCPPPQISQVRPLSGPLEGGVLVTISGSNLGMSYQDVVGGVTVAGVRCPPQPEGYKISTRVVCKLQASQKKMTGPVVVTVGTSPPGRSESNFSYQDPQILDVFPDKGPLSGGSRLTVKGRQLLTGQASQLRVFLGKKPCYLVEQVSDTLVVCQTLSTNQTGRVPVRVLFSQAERSVPNVTFRYMDDPVITEAVPTESFYAGGRVIVVSGQNLDVVQQPIMSVWVEPVDVQRVRRRKRLALLSSKQQLVFNGTMTTVSEHCSVLSSSQMTCRTPSVPPEVNVKGVWFQMDNVRIQYKSIKGKSFSYYPNPRLFPLNRDAVDAPYRFKAGGVIAVEGEDLTRAMSRQEVTARLGDQECEVKTLDSTHLYCEPPEVQPRSVDDNSRLPRLQVLMGNLEVYLGMVQYDSDSLLPPIPLAAQIGLGAGAAVIILSVLIIILMYRRKSKQALRDYKKVLLQLETLEINVGDQCRKEFTDLMTEMMDLSSDVGGPGLPLLDYRTYAERVFFPGHRAAPLSRHLDLPESRRHTVEQGLQQLNNLLNNRLFLTRFIHTLEAQQGFSQRDRGYVASLLTMVLHDKLEYFTEVMKCLLQDLVQQYVAKNPKLMLRRTETVVEKMLTNWMSICLYSFLKDVAGEPLYMLYRAIKYQVDKGPVDAVTGKAKRTLNDSHLLREDVDYCAVTLNVLLKNGAEVQPCPVKVLDTDTITQVKDKILDQVYKGVPFSQKPAADSLDLEWRSGQAGHLTLSDDDVTAVVHGSWKRLNTLQHYKVPDGATVALVPRSQSSIGSRVNQVFQTGESKNQENTFWPSVTETNVEPLVAAVETPMLESEEEEGLRLWHLVKSSEDPDIPKHRKSSMRERERAKAIPEIYLTRLLSMKGTLQKFVDDVFVAILSTKRPPPIAVRFFFDFLDDMAEKHGIDDPETVHIWKTNSLPLRFWVNILKNPQFVLDVQVTDSIDAVLSVIAQTFIDSCTTSEHKVGRDSPVNKLLYAREIPRYKQLVERYYSDIHSAASGCYQEMNSTLTELSGSFASDMNSLVALHELYKYINKYYDQIVMSLEEDSSGQKMQLAYRLQQVAALVENKVTDL
- the plxnb3 gene encoding plexin-B3 isoform X3, whose amino-acid sequence is MLVSFTPGSLLLLILPLVLLARASSVQWVTLHGAPLSHLMLDPETGLLYVGGVDHLHQLSSDLEPMSHVKTGPHLDSPNCLPPITLKDCPSARLTHNHNKLLLLERVEGTEPSSVIVCGSLYQGICEKRGLSNMSQLLYQSTNPVDTQFVAANDPLVSTVGVVLSATSGAGEERLRLMVVGRGFTGMGLGDIPPITARRLHPAVLSQRVFAQEDELGKLIIGSYSEYDVHFVKVFTLNEHVYFLFSRRDVRHKMEYRTYVSRLCVSDRNFYSYVEVPLLCHGGYNLGRGAWLGMHSGKPTLFVVMAAGWTSTSTAKDISALCVFGMAELEAVMERARESCYTKGGRDVKGQEEAYVVYTLSSTCLTLPKVSVSEYPCGWEHTPSPIGSVEQLVAMPTFTATTQLTAVAAATEAGHTVAFVGDREGRLQKVLVRANGSGEVYGSVLVDGGSAVNADLLLDSTKRNLFILTNSRVSKVPTSSCKRNTDCQSCLATRDLYCGWCVLEGRCSRKHECQRHLYAHHWIWSFESSSQCVSVQSVQPANQSKDEQTQLTLSLLQLPVLSATESLSCVFQHLPPQLAVITGSSISCQSPDPEFLPPLPAGSDHVIVPLSLTFGHVTISTANITFYDCGAVSRLNRSSQCLACVVSVWNCKWCPLDQQCTHHDQCSNQHIPLSQKQDSTGLGQCPQVFGLQSSALVPVGLTTSVVLKAHNLDIFKDEATYSCVVEIEGVQVNLTAIAQKTHDGTYSFTCSSYQFQYAVSQLVYSAPIFLRRGARRIDALPGLQLQLYNCSAGQSDCSQCRAVPKEYGCVWCTGSCVYNQSCIGVPADSCPPPQISQVRPLSGPLEGGVLVTISGSNLGMSYQDVVGGVTVAGVRCPPQPEGYKISTRVVCKLQASQKKMTGPVVVTVGTSPPGRSESNFSYQDPQILDVFPDKGPLSGGSRLTVKGRQLLTGQASQLRVFLGKKPCYLVEQVSDTLVVCQTLSTNQTGRVPVRVLFSQAERSVPNVTFRYMDDPVITEAVPTESFYAGGRVIVVSGQNLDVVQQPIMSVWVEPVDVQRVRRRKRLALLSSKQQLVFNGTMTTVSEHCSVLSSSQMTCRTPSVPPEVNVKGVWFQMDNVRIQYKSIKGKSFSYYPNPRLFPLNRDAVDAPYRFKAGGVIAVEGEDLTRAMSRQEVTARLGDQECEVKTLDSTHLYCEPPEVQPRSVDDNSRLPRLQVLMGNLEVYLGMVQYDSDSLLPPIPLAAQIGLGAGAAVIILSVLIIILMYRRKSKQALRDYKKVLLQLETLEINVGDQCRKEFTDLMTEMMDLSSDVGGPGLPLLDYRTYAERVFFPGHRAAPLSRHLDLPESRRHTVEQGLQQLNNLLNNRLFLTRFIHTLEAQQGFSQRDRGYVASLLTMVLHDKLEYFTEVMKCLLQDLVQQYVAKNPKLMLRRTETVVEKMLTNWMSICLYSFLKDVAGEPLYMLYRAIKYQVDKGPVDAVTGKAKRTLNDSHLLREDVDYCAVTLNVLLKNGAEVQPCPVKVLDTDTITQVKDKILDQVYKGVPFSQKPAADSLDLEWRSGQAGHLTLSDDDVTAVVHGSWKRLNTLQHYKVPDGATVALVPRSQSSIGSRVNQVFQTGEKTPMLESEEEEGLRLWHLVKSSEDPDIPKHRKSSMRERERAKAIPEIYLTRLLSMKGTLQKFVDDVFVAILSTKRPPPIAVRFFFDFLDDMAEKHGIDDPETVHIWKTNSLPLRFWVNILKNPQFVLDVQVTDSIDAVLSVIAQTFIDSCTTSEHKVGRDSPVNKLLYAREIPRYKQLVERYYSDIHSAASGCYQEMNSTLTELSGSFASDMNSLVALHELYKYINKYYDQIVMSLEEDSSGQKMQLAYRLQQVAALVENKVTDL